The Cucurbita pepo subsp. pepo cultivar mu-cu-16 chromosome LG08, ASM280686v2, whole genome shotgun sequence genome contains a region encoding:
- the LOC111800342 gene encoding squamosa promoter-binding-like protein 7, which produces MEHPPPSPLPEPLYGAAAEMDLQLPIADDSSAVLWDLGDLLDFAGDDQFSLPLEHDNLPSDSSHPLEIPSETLPSNSDRIRKRDPRLTCPNFLAGRVPCACPEIDAMLEEEAAASGKKRARTARVAAGTVRCQVFGCEVDISELKGYHRRHRVCLRCANATAVAIDGETKRYCQQCGKFHLLSDFDEGKRSCRRKLERHNNRRRRKPADSTVAMESDRAGMHLEDVSCDGDAGKDDIVSNNQTVQKEVVHLESEDGMVTPTVCSAPDLQSNIESGLTFMAMGEAQVDGGKDNFKSLASSYCDNKSTYSSMCPTGRISFKLYDWNPAEFPRRLRLQIFEWLANMPVELEGYIRPGCVILTAFVAMPKFMWIKLLEDPTTHVHNFVVARGRPLWGRGSLLVYLNNMIFCAVEGGSVMKIEMDMEAPRLHYVHPTCFEAGKPMEFVACGSHLQQPKFRSLVSFDGKYLAHVQSFVIPHCQKEGDTKQSNHQVFKICIPHTEHDLFGPAFVEVENQSGLSNFIPILIGDSETCSEMKTIQERLDMSLPVEATGSSYKYCEHSSLRQKVYSELVTDISWLLKKPSSEPLQRIMNSSQIHRFTRLLKFLISIDSTVILGRVLEHLKIVMGNVESNVAANGFSYPDLRYFEKYLDYATVVLQLNLRRDRVSQSFSKNKLASVDPGTGLKMESEESDHFRAASGSTSTSSVETRPLLNEKLREKIMVQENSRKSCGLLFSGTVFRRQTALFAITFAAVCLGICAALVHSHKVGEFAVSIRRCVMNT; this is translated from the exons ATGGAGCATCCTCCTCCCTCGCCGCTGCCGGAGCCCTTATACGGTGCCGCCGCCGAAATGGACCTCCAACTTCCCATCGCTGATGACTCCTCCGCCGTTCTCTGGGACTTGGGGGATCTCCTTGACTTCGCTGGTGATGATCAGTTTTCTCTCCCTTTGGAACATGACAATCTGCCCTCCGACTCCTCTCATCCACTCGAGATTCCATCCGAGACTCTCCCTTCGAATTCTGACCGGATTCGGAAGCGTGACCCGAGGTTGACTTGCCCCAATTTCTTGGCCGGGCGGGTGCCTTGTGCTTGTCCTGAGATTGATGCGATGCTTGAGGAGGAAGCCGCCGCGTCTGGGAAGAAGCGGGCTAGGACGGCGCGTGTTGCGGCTGGAACTGTTCGGTGTCAGGTGTTCGGGTGTGAGGTCGATATTAGCGAGCTTAAAGGTTATCATAGAAGGCATAGGGTTTGTCTTCGATGCGCGAATGCTACTGCTGTTGCGATAGATGGAGAGACTAAAAGATATTGCCAGCAGTGTGGCAA GTTTCATCTTTTATCTGATTTTGATGAAGGCAAGCGGAGTTGTCGAAGAAAATTGGAGCGTCACAACAATCGACGACGTAGGAAGCCAGCTGATTCCACAGTTGCTATGGAAAGTGATCGAGCAGGCATGCATCTTGAAGATGTTTCTTGCGATGGCGATGCAGGGAAAG ATGATATTGTTTCCAATAACCAAACTGTTCAAAAGGAGGTGGTGCATTTGGAGTCTGAAGATGGGATGGTTACCCCCACTGTATGTTCAGCTCCCGACCTGCAGAGCAATATTGAGAGCGGGTTAACTTTTATGGCAATGGGTGAAGCTCAAGTGGATGGAGGAAAAGATAATTTCAAATCTCTTGCTTCATCCTACTGCGACAATAAAAGCACATATTCATCAATG TGTCCAACAGGCCGAATATCATTCAAGCTTTATGATTGGAATCCTGCAGAGTTCCCTAGAAGACTTCGGCTCCAA ATATTTGAATGGTTGGCTAATATGCCTGTTGAGTTGGAGGGATATATTCGGCCTGGTTGCGTAATTCTGACTGCATTTGTTGCAATGCCAAAGTTTATGTGGATAAAG TTACTTGAAGATCCTACGACACACGTGCACAATTTTGTAGTTGCACGTGGAAGACCGCTTTGGGGGAGGGGCAGCTTGCTTGTTTATTTGAACAACATGATTTTTTGCGCAGTGGAAG GGGGTAGTGTAATGAAAATTGAGATGGATATGGAGGCTCCAAGACTTCACTATGTACATCCTACATGCTTTGAGGCTGGAAAACCCATGGAGTTTGTTGCTTGTGGAAGTCATTTGCAACAACCAAAATTTAG GTCACTTGTATCTTTTGATGGCAAGTATCTGGCACACGTTCAATCTTTTGTTATTCCCCATTGTCAAAAAGAAGGTGATACTAAGCAGAGCAACCACCAAGTGTTCAAGATATGCATACCTCACACTGAACATGATCTTTTTGGCCCTGCATTTGTTGAG GTGGAGAATCAGTCAGGCTTGTCAAATTTTATTCCTATACTCATCGGGGATAGTGAAACTTGTTCTGAAATGAAAACTATACAGGAGCGGCTTGATATGTCTCTGCCTGTGGAAGCTACTGGTTCATCATACAAATATTGCGAACATTCCTCATTGAGACAAAAAGTATATTCAGAACTCGTGACGGACATATCTTGGTTGCTTAAGAAGCCTTCATCGGAGCCTCTGCAGCGTATTATGAATTCGTCACAGATTCATAGATTCACAcgtttgttgaaatttttgatATCCATCGACTCAACTGTCATTTTAGGGAGAGTCTTAGAACATCTTAAGATTGTCATGGGAAATGTAGAATCAAATGTGGCAGCTAATGGTTTCAGTTACCCCGATTTAAGGTATTTTGAGAAGTATTTGGATTATGCAACAGTTGTTCTTCAACTGAATCTTCGAAGGGACCGGGTTTCTCAAAGCTTCtccaagaacaaattggcttcaGTTGATCCTGGGACTGGACTG AAAATGGAGTCCGAAGAAAGTGACCATTTTCGAGCAGCGTCTGGTTCTACTTCCACCAGTAGTGTGGAAACACGACCCCTTTTGAACGAAAAGCTCCGGGAGAAGATCATGGTtcaagaaaattcaagaaagtCATGTGGTCTTCTCTTCTCAGGGACTGTTTTTAGGCGCCAGACTGCTCTATTTGCAATCACCTTCGCTGCAGTTTGTTTAGGAATATGTGCAGCTTTAGTTCATTCTCACAAGGTTGGCGAGTTTGCTGTTTCAATCCGCAGGTGCGTAATGAATACTTGA
- the LOC111801122 gene encoding histidine-containing phosphotransfer protein 1-like, whose product MEVGSMQRQWVQYIKSWLGEGTLDGQYLQLLQLQDESNPTFVSEVVTLFFEDTEELLNKLSLALSQPSVDFKKIDDHVHQLKGSSSSIGALRVKNACIAFRNVCDQQSAEGCLRCLQQVQQEFYCVKEKLSYLFALEKRILNAGGSIPMDLGS is encoded by the exons ATGGAGGTGGGATCGATGCAGAGACAGTGGGTTCAGTATATAAAATCATGGCTGGGTGAG GGGACTCTGGATGGTCAGTATTTGCAGCTTTTGCAACTACAAGATGAGAGTAATCCAACTTTTGTTTCTGAAGTGGTGACTCTTTTCTTTGAAGATACCGAGGAGCTTCTCAATAAACTCAGCCTTGCTTT ATCACAGCCAAGTGTGGACTTCAAAAAGATTGATGATCATGTGCATCAGCTTAAGGGCAGCAGCTCCAG CATAGGTGCACTTAGAGTGAAAAACGCCTGCATTGCCTTCCGGAATGTCTGCGACCAACAGAGTGCAGAAGG GTGTTTAAGATGCCTGCAACAAGTACAGCAAGAATTCTATTGTGTTAAAGAGAAGCTCAGTTACCTATTTGCT CTCGAAAAACGGATTTTGAATGCTGGAGGGTCCATTCCAATGGACTTGGGGTCTTAA